One part of the Parabacteroides distasonis ATCC 8503 genome encodes these proteins:
- a CDS encoding ATP-binding protein, whose translation MNQTIYPIGIQNFEKIRKDGYLYIDKTALIYQLVKTGSYYFLSRPRRFGKSLLLSTLEAYFQGKKELFEGLAMEKLEKEWTKHPILHFDLNISHYDAPDSLYKILNDTLSRYEEEYGTRPTEETLPLRFAGIIDRAYRKTGQRAVILIDEYDKPLLQNLHDEEMQNRFRNMLKPFYGVLKTMDRAIRFALLTGVTKFGKVSVFSDLNNLDDISMREPYAAICGITETELRTHFDEDIHTLASALERTYEEARSLLRKRYDGYHFVAGGPGIYNPFSLLNTFKYMRLSDYWFETGTPTYLVELLKRTNYDLYDMANTETDADVLNSIDSASNNPIPVIYQSGYLTIKDYEPEFKIYRLGFPNQEVEEGFMKYLLPFYTNIQASKSPFEIGRFVREVRAGDYDAFFHRLQSFFADTSYEAIIGRNPERDTELHYRNVLFIVFKLVGLYTQVEYHTSNGRIDLVLQTDRYVYIMEFKLNGTAEEALRQIEEKGYALPFAGDDREVLKIGANFSSETRNIERWLVG comes from the coding sequence ATGAACCAGACTATTTACCCCATCGGCATACAGAACTTTGAGAAGATCCGCAAGGACGGCTATCTCTACATTGATAAGACCGCCTTGATCTATCAATTGGTGAAAACAGGAAGCTACTATTTCCTCAGCCGCCCGCGTCGATTCGGGAAGAGTCTGCTGCTATCCACGCTGGAGGCCTATTTCCAAGGGAAAAAGGAGCTGTTCGAGGGACTGGCCATGGAGAAGCTGGAGAAAGAGTGGACCAAGCATCCGATCTTGCATTTCGACTTGAATATCTCCCACTACGACGCCCCTGACAGCTTGTATAAGATATTAAATGATACCTTGTCCAGATATGAGGAGGAGTATGGGACACGGCCTACCGAGGAGACCCTGCCCCTCCGCTTCGCCGGAATCATCGACCGGGCCTACCGCAAAACCGGACAGCGGGCCGTGATCCTGATCGACGAGTACGACAAGCCCTTGCTACAGAACTTGCACGACGAAGAGATGCAAAACCGGTTCCGGAACATGCTCAAACCCTTCTACGGTGTGTTGAAGACTATGGACAGGGCTATACGCTTCGCCCTACTGACCGGCGTGACCAAGTTCGGGAAGGTAAGCGTCTTCAGCGACCTCAACAATCTGGACGATATATCCATGCGGGAGCCTTACGCCGCCATTTGCGGCATCACGGAAACGGAGCTGCGTACGCATTTCGATGAGGACATCCATACGTTGGCCTCTGCCCTTGAGCGGACATACGAGGAGGCCCGATCCTTGCTACGGAAACGGTACGACGGCTATCATTTCGTGGCCGGGGGACCGGGCATTTATAACCCTTTCAGCCTGCTGAATACCTTCAAGTATATGCGGCTCAGCGATTATTGGTTCGAGACGGGCACGCCCACTTACTTGGTGGAGTTGCTGAAACGAACGAATTACGACCTGTACGACATGGCCAACACCGAGACCGACGCCGACGTGTTGAACAGCATCGACTCCGCTTCGAACAATCCCATCCCCGTCATCTACCAAAGCGGATACCTCACGATCAAGGATTACGAGCCGGAATTCAAGATCTATCGCTTAGGTTTCCCCAACCAAGAGGTAGAGGAGGGTTTCATGAAATACTTACTGCCGTTCTATACGAACATTCAAGCCTCGAAGTCTCCTTTCGAGATAGGCCGCTTTGTGAGAGAGGTACGGGCAGGAGACTACGACGCCTTCTTCCACCGCCTACAAAGCTTCTTCGCCGATACCTCTTACGAGGCGATTATTGGCCGGAACCCGGAACGGGACACGGAGCTGCATTACCGCAACGTGCTCTTCATCGTCTTCAAGCTGGTCGGACTGTACACGCAAGTGGAATACCACACCTCGAATGGACGCATCGACCTCGTCCTACAAACCGACCGCTACGTCTATATTATGGAGTTCAAGCTGAACGGAACCGCAGAGGAGGCTCTGCGGCAGATCGAGGAGAAAGGTTATGCCCTACCCTTCGCCGGAGACGACCGGGAGGTCTTAAAGATCGGCGCGAATTTCTCCTCCGAGACCCGGAATATCGAGAGGTGGCTGGTAGGGTGA
- a CDS encoding tetratricopeptide repeat protein: MKKNIVFLLILIPIIWISCDGMGHQTIDFRKVENLMPQHPDSALMLLEQIENKENLSRKDKAHYSLLLTEAEDKTYVTHTTDSLISIAADYYEKTDDLGRKAKAWYYKGRINQDLGHPLKAQEYYLKALRDEEKIEDHALLGRIHNHIGMLYAYQKVYEKALPFQKKAVENFHLINDSTGQVFALRDLGRTFLMLGLQDSSIICNQKAIALMRKRIIPSVYTELAGLYIDRQRMEEAHGLLRTSLQNVAKPQAKYPVYLVLGELYKKSGQIDSARFYLQACINSAPLPETRAGGLFHLKEIALEKGQWEQAALLSKQYELLKDSIEQGKNAESIRNVQAFYSYNEIEQDLWEARLYASKQKSFYSLLITACLFLLTVALLRFIHYRRERKSLLQRLKANEEQIQRNEQTLKNISDVKDSLQNEIQIYKTTERQLSKEKDEQLKRTNEEIRQKIMQLEKLSHTKDELEKNLLTLRSENSNLKKREQAREEERKKIEESERLQNERLYDKFRSPAGWEPTDTDWHKLFISVDKLYPKMVTTLQKSTSLNESERKICYLSKIGVKPGAIEILLGKGNVSVYRKRLYEKLNKKAGTAKDFDKYISDI, encoded by the coding sequence ATGAAGAAAAACATTGTTTTCCTGTTAATTCTAATACCTATTATATGGATCTCTTGCGATGGGATGGGGCATCAAACCATAGACTTCCGGAAAGTAGAGAACCTTATGCCTCAACATCCGGATAGCGCGTTAATGCTCCTTGAACAAATAGAGAACAAAGAAAACCTATCCCGAAAAGATAAGGCACATTATTCTTTGCTGCTGACGGAAGCGGAAGACAAGACGTACGTTACGCATACCACCGACTCCCTGATCTCGATCGCCGCAGATTATTACGAGAAAACAGACGACTTGGGAAGAAAAGCGAAAGCTTGGTATTATAAAGGAAGAATCAATCAAGACTTGGGGCACCCGCTAAAAGCGCAGGAATATTACCTCAAAGCTCTTCGGGATGAGGAAAAGATAGAGGATCATGCCTTGCTTGGTAGGATCCATAATCATATAGGTATGCTCTATGCCTACCAGAAGGTTTATGAGAAGGCATTGCCTTTCCAGAAAAAAGCGGTGGAGAATTTTCATCTAATAAATGACAGTACAGGACAGGTGTTCGCATTGCGGGACTTAGGGCGTACCTTCTTGATGCTGGGCCTTCAAGACAGCTCCATTATTTGCAACCAAAAAGCGATCGCTTTAATGAGGAAGAGAATTATTCCTTCGGTTTATACGGAATTAGCAGGTCTCTATATAGACAGACAACGCATGGAGGAAGCACATGGATTATTGCGGACATCTTTACAAAACGTAGCAAAACCACAAGCCAAATATCCCGTATATCTAGTGCTTGGGGAACTTTATAAGAAAAGCGGTCAAATCGACTCGGCTCGCTTTTACTTACAAGCCTGTATAAATTCTGCACCTTTACCCGAGACACGTGCCGGAGGACTTTTCCATTTGAAAGAAATAGCCTTGGAGAAAGGGCAATGGGAACAAGCGGCGTTATTATCTAAGCAATACGAATTATTAAAAGATTCTATAGAGCAAGGAAAGAATGCTGAATCCATCCGGAACGTACAAGCGTTCTATTCATATAACGAAATCGAACAGGATTTATGGGAGGCACGGCTTTACGCCTCTAAACAGAAGTCCTTTTATTCTTTACTCATAACGGCTTGCCTGTTTTTATTAACAGTAGCCCTACTGCGTTTCATCCATTACAGGCGAGAACGAAAAAGCCTGTTACAACGGTTAAAAGCCAATGAGGAACAAATTCAAAGAAATGAGCAGACCCTGAAAAATATATCTGACGTAAAGGATAGCCTACAGAACGAAATCCAAATTTACAAAACGACAGAGCGACAACTTTCCAAGGAAAAAGATGAGCAACTAAAGCGGACAAACGAGGAGATTAGGCAAAAAATCATGCAATTAGAGAAATTGTCTCATACCAAAGATGAATTAGAGAAAAATTTGCTCACCCTTCGGAGTGAGAACTCAAACTTAAAGAAACGGGAACAAGCAAGAGAAGAAGAGCGGAAAAAAATAGAGGAATCAGAGCGACTGCAAAACGAACGCCTATATGATAAATTCCGTTCCCCCGCTGGCTGGGAACCCACGGATACGGATTGGCATAAACTTTTCATCTCGGTGGACAAACTTTACCCAAAGATGGTGACCACCTTGCAAAAATCCACCTCCTTAAACGAATCGGAGAGGAAAATCTGTTATCTAAGTAAAATAGGAGTAAAACCCGGGGCGATCGAAATCTTGCTGGGTAAGGGAAACGTATCCGTTTATCGAAAAAGATTGTATGAGAAGCTCAACAAGAAGGCAGGAACAGCGAAGGATTTTGATAAATATATATCTGATATATAA
- a CDS encoding DUF3244 domain-containing protein has product MKTNLLTFCIFLSSFFSISLAYGDDIPTQGRWDDEDYRSITALPPTLSIDNNILSIEFKDALDNLTIHITDENSNIIYENTFSGAMGDIIDIAVNGMRTGTYQVILTHKLGWLVGEFENQ; this is encoded by the coding sequence ATGAAAACAAATTTGTTGACCTTCTGTATCTTTTTAAGTTCTTTTTTCTCCATTTCATTGGCGTATGGGGATGACATTCCTACACAAGGAAGATGGGATGATGAGGATTATCGTTCCATCACGGCGTTGCCACCCACATTGTCCATAGATAACAATATACTGAGCATAGAGTTCAAGGATGCTCTGGATAACCTGACAATTCATATTACGGATGAGAATAGTAATATAATATATGAGAATACATTTTCCGGTGCGATGGGCGATATAATCGACATTGCAGTGAACGGGATGCGAACAGGGACATATCAAGTTATCCTGACCCATAAGTTAGGATGGCTAGTGGGTGAATTTGAAAATCAATAA
- a CDS encoding glycosyltransferase family 32 protein, with product MAIPKIIHQVWEGRTEPCMPTRLQILARTWREQNPDWEYHLWNGEEMDELVEKHFPEYLSMYRSFPYNVQRWDTIRYMILYVYGGVYTDLDTECFKPIEPLLEDVMIGFGEEPPEHNFNSSMSTLIGNAFMVSEPRCGGWIDILKEITDAMLRDYPAQKVMHTTGPLMISRIFNTLKKRYKVTLFPYSKVTPVTKDDMGSYIYQGETASFHEKIKEAYCSHYFFGSWGTNFSFYN from the coding sequence ATGGCAATCCCTAAAATCATACATCAAGTCTGGGAGGGGCGTACAGAACCATGTATGCCCACCCGCTTACAAATCTTGGCAAGAACTTGGCGAGAGCAGAATCCAGATTGGGAATATCACCTTTGGAACGGAGAGGAAATGGATGAGTTGGTAGAAAAACATTTTCCGGAGTATCTTTCCATGTATAGAAGTTTTCCATACAATGTACAACGTTGGGACACGATTCGCTATATGATATTATATGTATATGGGGGAGTCTATACAGATTTGGATACGGAATGTTTTAAGCCTATCGAGCCATTATTAGAAGACGTGATGATAGGATTTGGCGAAGAGCCCCCGGAGCATAATTTCAACTCAAGTATGTCCACCCTAATAGGAAATGCATTTATGGTTTCTGAGCCAAGATGCGGAGGATGGATAGACATTTTAAAAGAAATTACTGATGCAATGTTACGGGACTATCCAGCACAAAAGGTGATGCATACAACAGGCCCATTGATGATATCACGGATATTTAATACCTTGAAGAAAAGATACAAGGTTACTCTTTTCCCTTATTCAAAAGTAACGCCTGTGACGAAAGATGACATGGGTTCATATATCTATCAGGGAGAGACCGCCTCATTCCATGAAAAAATAAAGGAAGCATATTGTTCTCATTATTTTTTTGGTAGCTGGGGTACGAATTTTTCATTTTACAATTAA
- a CDS encoding lanthionine synthetase LanC family protein — MNTEKDILLRRIANHLILHSIDIEDIGLFHGKMGVVLFFAHYARYTDSAIYDDFAGELLEEICENIPETLPINLETGLCGIGWGIEYLIQNGFMEGDSNEILTEIDKKVMERDLRRIKDLSLETGLMGISSYINIRINNADITAIHTNFDDLFLLEWNLICNNKIILDKKQAILQIIGSFPKNEDIHSWELGLHQGSSGYGLRWILEETPVYSG, encoded by the coding sequence ATGAATACAGAAAAAGACATATTATTACGAAGAATAGCGAATCATCTGATTTTGCATTCAATCGACATAGAGGATATTGGTTTATTCCATGGAAAGATGGGAGTTGTGCTATTCTTTGCGCACTACGCAAGATATACAGACTCAGCTATATATGATGACTTTGCAGGGGAACTGCTCGAAGAAATCTGCGAGAATATTCCAGAGACATTGCCTATAAATCTGGAGACTGGATTATGTGGAATCGGCTGGGGAATCGAATATCTAATTCAAAATGGGTTCATGGAAGGGGATTCCAATGAAATCCTTACAGAAATCGATAAAAAAGTCATGGAGCGGGATTTACGAAGAATAAAAGATCTTAGTTTGGAGACAGGACTAATGGGAATATCTAGTTATATAAATATACGAATTAACAACGCAGATATAACAGCAATTCATACAAATTTCGATGATCTATTTTTATTAGAATGGAATCTTATTTGTAATAATAAGATAATATTGGATAAAAAACAAGCTATATTGCAAATTATAGGATCATTTCCCAAAAATGAGGATATCCATTCATGGGAACTTGGTCTACATCAAGGAAGTTCAGGATATGGACTTAGATGGATATTAGAAGAAACACCAGTCTATTCTGGCTAA
- a CDS encoding TIGR04149 family rSAM-modified RiPP encodes MKQVRKLKLSQLSKNELEKKELKKLKGGGCCICGGGGGSANASANHSGDLYSPGGGYGWGY; translated from the coding sequence ATGAAACAAGTACGTAAATTGAAACTTTCTCAACTCAGCAAAAATGAGTTAGAAAAAAAAGAGCTAAAAAAACTCAAAGGCGGTGGATGCTGCATTTGCGGAGGTGGAGGCGGCTCAGCTAATGCTAGCGCAAATCATTCAGGAGATCTTTATTCTCCGGGTGGTGGATATGGATGGGGTTACTAA
- a CDS encoding radical SAM peptide maturase, translating into MIQPVISKSGYTYIYSSYINSILLSPSENEYVDIDMDKNAYEYYKQKDFFLRENNFFEKKIPNMEIEYDTSCIESELANLNQLLIEVTDECNLSCKYCSYGDLYSNQDERNRGKQEFNNVKILIDYLISLWKSYRNISFNNTINIGFFGGEPLVNMILIEKIINYLNAVKIKGITFVYNLTTNAILLPKYMNYLVENDVHLLISIDGSKQNNIYRVKKEGKESFDIVFANIKKLKDNHPNYFDSNVNFNSVLHDKNSVDQIYSYIKTNFDKTPYISELNRNGIAEDKKEEFNRMFHSKEDSIKQAVNCGSSYLKEIADDSHIVQLDIFMQSYFGNTYKTIPDLFFQDKDIKYFPTSTCVPFSKKIFLTVQGKILPCEKVGQQYPLGYVRDGKINLDSKEVKQLYLKLYTPIVDKCKKCLLWKNCEICVFYLPKDEEGQTVCPYYLGNEDVNRYFSTYIYALEKHPDLLDRIENEILID; encoded by the coding sequence ATGATACAACCAGTTATATCAAAATCCGGATATACATATATTTATAGTTCATATATAAATAGCATATTATTGTCTCCCTCTGAAAATGAATATGTTGATATAGATATGGACAAGAATGCATATGAATATTATAAACAAAAAGATTTCTTCTTGAGAGAGAATAATTTTTTCGAGAAAAAAATCCCCAATATGGAGATTGAATATGATACCTCTTGTATAGAATCAGAGTTAGCAAACCTAAATCAATTACTTATTGAGGTAACGGATGAATGTAATTTATCTTGCAAATACTGTAGTTATGGAGACTTATATTCAAATCAAGATGAACGCAATAGAGGCAAACAAGAATTTAATAATGTTAAAATTCTAATTGACTATTTAATATCACTATGGAAATCATATCGTAATATATCATTCAATAATACCATAAACATAGGATTTTTTGGAGGAGAACCTTTAGTCAATATGATATTAATTGAGAAAATAATTAACTACTTAAATGCAGTGAAGATAAAGGGGATAACATTTGTATATAATTTAACGACAAATGCGATATTATTGCCTAAATATATGAATTATCTTGTCGAGAATGATGTGCATTTATTGATAAGCATTGATGGATCCAAACAGAATAATATATATCGGGTAAAAAAGGAAGGGAAAGAGTCTTTCGATATTGTATTTGCTAATATCAAAAAATTAAAAGATAATCATCCTAATTATTTTGATTCCAATGTAAATTTCAACTCTGTATTGCACGATAAAAACTCTGTTGATCAAATTTATAGCTACATAAAGACTAACTTTGACAAAACACCTTATATATCTGAATTGAATAGAAATGGAATTGCTGAAGACAAGAAAGAAGAATTTAATAGAATGTTTCATTCTAAAGAAGACAGCATAAAGCAAGCGGTAAACTGTGGAAGTAGCTATTTGAAGGAGATTGCAGATGATTCCCATATTGTGCAATTAGATATTTTCATGCAATCGTATTTTGGCAATACTTACAAAACCATCCCAGACCTATTTTTCCAAGATAAAGATATCAAATATTTTCCAACAAGCACCTGTGTACCTTTTTCTAAAAAGATATTTTTGACAGTACAAGGGAAAATATTACCTTGCGAGAAGGTTGGACAACAGTATCCGCTAGGCTATGTGAGAGATGGTAAAATAAATTTGGATAGCAAGGAAGTTAAACAACTGTATTTGAAACTTTATACTCCTATAGTTGATAAATGCAAAAAATGCTTGTTGTGGAAAAATTGTGAGATCTGCGTGTTTTATTTACCCAAAGATGAGGAAGGTCAAACCGTATGTCCTTATTATCTTGGAAATGAAGATGTCAATCGATATTTTTCCACCTACATATACGCTTTAGAAAAGCATCCTGATTTATTAGATAGAATAGAAAACGAAATATTAATAGATTGA
- a CDS encoding TIGR04150 pseudo-rSAM protein codes for MENYTHWFYLESYTFLFYSKNQYVIYNTLNSTYIDCSLYGKTINTVLSILHNTNKTYCVGIYEYQLRDSQFTEFIKKIRNTFSGDIIKNIRGIPPFISKPILRILHHPNNPKTKEYNLLGENALFHLHEVTFYLENQGFDLNPMYKDCYKQFLYPTYTEKQKLSHAKYLEIIEQLSICQIDKINIIPATIEKKELFSYLLSLSRQYSIKTQIILPYKKYNKEDLKQLLTNPQFSIMIMVHLPVDYEELNSYINLFNEYNITWSLIASNKNDVIFLSKNNLGKFTNVDYIPWYTGDNMDFFKEYIYNDFKDIIEQKNTKQHIFRKQILNDNLFGKLTIFPTGEVYSNVNFPTIGNIQDQKLSEIVYSEIENYFKPWFFTRDYVSCKNCVNKYLCPSISNYEIVANEYNMCYLNQ; via the coding sequence ATGGAAAATTATACTCATTGGTTCTATTTAGAATCTTACACATTTCTTTTTTACAGTAAAAATCAATATGTAATATACAATACATTAAATTCAACTTATATTGATTGTTCCCTATATGGAAAGACAATAAATACAGTCTTATCAATTCTTCATAATACAAATAAAACCTATTGTGTAGGTATTTATGAGTATCAATTAAGAGATTCGCAATTTACAGAATTCATAAAAAAGATAAGGAATACATTTTCAGGTGATATAATCAAAAACATTAGAGGTATTCCACCTTTTATCTCTAAGCCTATTTTACGGATTCTTCATCATCCTAATAATCCAAAGACAAAAGAATACAATTTACTGGGAGAAAATGCACTATTTCATCTCCATGAAGTGACCTTTTATTTAGAAAATCAAGGTTTTGATTTAAATCCAATGTATAAAGATTGCTATAAGCAATTCTTATATCCCACATATACAGAAAAACAAAAATTATCACATGCAAAATATCTAGAGATAATAGAACAATTATCTATTTGTCAAATAGATAAAATAAATATCATACCGGCTACAATAGAAAAAAAAGAGCTTTTTTCCTATCTGTTATCACTCTCCCGCCAGTACAGTATTAAAACACAGATAATATTACCATATAAAAAATACAACAAAGAAGATTTGAAACAATTGTTAACAAATCCGCAATTTTCAATAATGATAATGGTTCATTTACCTGTAGATTATGAAGAGTTAAATAGTTATATAAACTTATTTAATGAATATAATATCACTTGGAGTCTAATCGCTTCTAATAAGAATGACGTTATTTTTTTATCTAAAAACAACCTCGGGAAATTCACAAATGTTGATTATATACCTTGGTATACAGGAGATAATATGGATTTCTTCAAAGAATATATTTATAATGATTTTAAAGATATTATAGAACAAAAAAACACAAAACAGCATATTTTCAGAAAACAAATACTGAATGATAATCTTTTTGGCAAATTAACCATTTTCCCTACAGGAGAAGTGTATTCTAACGTAAACTTTCCTACGATTGGAAATATTCAAGATCAAAAATTGTCTGAAATTGTTTATTCTGAAATAGAAAACTATTTTAAACCTTGGTTCTTTACAAGAGATTATGTTTCATGCAAAAACTGCGTAAACAAGTATCTATGTCCTTCTATATCTAATTATGAAATAGTAGCCAATGAATATAATATGTGTTATTTAAATCAATAA